The region taaacctagcCAGTTCTAAAAACTACGGCGTGGGTTTAAAGCCCATGCTTTTGCAATAAATTAGAAGCATGTTGAGTTGTCAACTGTTagacacagctgataacctgggggagaaggcaggagggtcttttaaccctttcttccttctcctttctcgagtacacagcgctcaaacGAGTGCTATgtgctaaaaagtgaaagtgtaacttccactacacgagccgACAGTCAGTGACCgccgggatcccctggcacagcagactgcagggtcctataagaccctgatcagctctgccagtgataaATGTCATTACaggtgtttttttccctgtaactggggcttctatggatgctgctcctagggatgccccagctacagtgaaaaagtgtcaaataaaacaaaaacatgttaatgtcccccagaggtcttatatgacgtcatgagggacatagatggtaaaaagaataacataaataagtaaaacaaaattccagaataaaataaaaatatatacataaaaaggaaaataacccaaagccgacgccaaccaaaacagtcggagtatgcgccctgtaatccaacaccatacatattatatatcaaaatgtccgaaacaaaatgaggaacccattcctatactttatttttctgtaaatatactaataaaaaaaaataactataaatgttaaaaaagtcattttgtttagtttttaataaaactaaaaaaatgggaaaaaactcAGTGAAAAAGATCTTAAAAATATAACCTTATATGTCACggatgcagcaaaaattattgtggtaactgaaggaaaaaaaaatagggcagtaaaaccaacacatgggtaaaatccccaaaaattgtcagatccttaaggtacaaaacagcctggtccttaaggggttaaatgaatatCACTGCAAAAATGGTATAAGGCAGAAGGTCCAACAATAAAGCAAATATCAGTGTAAAAGGATACCGCCCTACATATATAAAATTAATACTTTAATCAAATTTACAGTAAAAGTCAAACAACAATTAACAAACACATAATAAATAGAAATACATATACCATGTATATGGCCTTAGGGTCTAAGGCTGAACAACAGGCGTTTGTAGAATTCTTATGATTAGTAGAATCAGATTTTCATATTCAGGATAAGATACATGTAGATAATATTCCAGGGAGGATCAGCACGGGCTTCAGGTTATCCATTGATAAATAAAAAGGCCTTCAATTGCCCTGTCAAGTTGTGGGGCaatcgccctgacaagggcgcCCGCACTCCACGTAGGCTAACCCTGTTGTCAATCTATAAAACCCTAAGATGTCAAACACTTCAGGCAGTCCTAACAGGTTTCTCCCATGTAAGTGGGATCATTTGGGGATTTTCAAAAAAGAAGAGACAAAGAGACATGTGATAGCCACTGATATGGACCTCACAATAATGGATGGGACACCAGAGAAAAACACTGAATGGAGCAATTAGTTCTTGTTCCAGAGCTCTTCTGAAGGAAGGTAGCTTATTCACAGGAGTTTTCTTACAAAAAGTAGAAAAATACGTAATACAGGGAATAACTGTTATAGCAAATCACGTGACTACAAAAGGGTGCTGGCAGGAAATGTTATCCCATCCCAGGGGACGGcaccataagttacaccttttgcaGTAGAAAAGTAGCAAATTGTTATAATACTGATGAATGACTTCATAATGTGAAGTGCGAACACATTAACTGCATTGATCAGAGTAAGGAATTTGGATACATTGACTAAATATTTTCTCAAGGAAATGCTCAAGTCCCAACTAACAAATCCAGTTCAGTCCAATATACACCGCTTTCATGAACCCCGGACTAAAGTGTATTACAGAGATACCATTATAGAATACAGTGTGGGGGTGGGTGTTGTCTCAGTCCTCCCAAAGAAGTCTAGGAGGAAGGGAGAAAGAAGCAGAGAAACACTCACAGACATGCTGCTCCCGCTATTAGTGATTCACTGTGTCACTACTgagatcacatctacactgctcagtatttcTCTCTGTGTACCACACCCTCATAATTAACTGCATTATGGAGGGACATTACAGAGAACAGATCGTGTCCttttatgtgtgcagtgtataagagtatcatagcagcagtctacaccccccAGCTTAGAGAAGGCTAAGGGCTCACTTATACGGGTGTACGTGTCTCATGTATTATGAACATATTTTATGCGCGgggaaaatatacagtatatcgaAAATGCACATGTACATACGTATTTGCTCtttatgttaaatccccatagtcTATATTGGCATTTAATAaatacaccaaaataggacacgctgtgtttttttttcacacgcgtaATGTGCTTAAAAAGAAAATGCAGGTgggagtggcccaatagaaatcaatgggcttttacacAAGTGAAAAATACACACGTAATATGCGGGcaacatatgcccatgtgagtggGACCTAAGAAATAAAGATGGAAGCAGCAGAAGGAAAAATCATGAACTAAATGACATATACAAGGCAAATAACGGTCAGGAATAGGGTAATTCCACATGTATACACTTCTAGCAACTTATTACAttacctgttaggtaatgtaatgtttttcttttaatgcagatatggctttttttcagggtagggcttatatttcaagcccacccccgAAAATCCCGCCAAAGGAGCGTTATAAAGTCACGCGACTCTGTAGTACCACAGAATTacgatatcgccacaagaaaacgcagcgatatcgcacagaacttTCTTGCAGGGATATtgctgtcacctgtgtgaaagatgcctaaatgatggattttttcttgtactatttgtgaataaaacaaaaatggcaTCTTTCCTGGTGATGTTTAAGATTATGTGATTTATGGTTAAGACACTTAACAAAACATGACTATGTCTTCACTAATGTGTGATTTTTTGCATTGAAGACAAGATTTGATTTCCGAATAACCTTTTCCACATTCTAGACATGAATATGGTATCTCTGCCgggtgaattctctgatgtttaacaagacctGCTTTATGACTAAAATCttccccacattctgaacatgagaatggcttttcccctgtgtgaattctgtgaTGTTTAACAAGTGTTGATTTTAGAgcaaaacgtttcccacattctgaacatgaaaacggcttctcccctgtgtgagttctctcatgtgcAACAAGATCTGCTTTACgcctaaaacttttcccacattctgaacatgaaaatggcttctctcctgtgtgaattctctgatgtataagaAGACTTCCTTTACGAATAAAaccttttccacattctgaacatgcaaatggcttttcccccgtgtgaattctctgatgtctgacaAAATCGATTTTATagttaaaacctttcccacagtctgaacatgaaaatagtACCTCTCCTGCGTGCATTCTCTGATGTCTGTCAAAATCTGTTTTATagctaaaacacttcccacagtctgaacatgaatatggtttctctcctgtatgcagtctctcatgtctaacaagatctcCTTTAAAACCAAAACttctcccacattctaaacatgaatatggcttctcccctgtgtgagttctttggtGCACAACTAGATGTGatttctggttaaaacatttcccacatacaGAGCACGAATATAACTTCTTCGTTGTGTGAACTCTTCGATGTTCTGCATTATTTTTGTAAATTTGATTTTGCTTAACAGTCTGTGATGAATTAGAAAATAATGGTGCATCAGAGGATAGATCTTTGCTGTGAGGGGCTGAGGGTATATATGGGATAATAgcaggctcttcatatgtatATTGTATGATACCAGGATCTTCCACTTTAATATCTGAAGATATCAGATGACCATCTGAGCTCCTGGTGTCATCATCTGCTGAGAAAAAAACAGATATCGtagttttttaattagtataaccTGCATGATCCATTCACACCGCCGTACACTCATGCCGTATCCTGTCCGTGCCATGCCGCAACACCTGCAATCAGAATTGATGACCCGATGCTCTCATGCTACATGCAACATAATGCGTATTTAGCGTTCCCATACTTCCTAAACATATCACCACACTTAGGAAGTGGCGCGGGGACATTGTCACATTGTCATCCGACATCACCCACACTTCCAGCTGCAATACTGGAGGCTGCCATATTTGGCTTCTCCGACATAACATCATAACACAGTATGGCTCCACCACACCCCTAGTACCACCAAGCCACATTAACGCAGGGACCGAAAGAATACCATATCTCAGCATTGATCCTGTCCCCTTCACACCACCTCATATTTGACCCGCCTGGGATACCACTGTGCCACTAGCTCCCCTCTGTTGAGGAAAAACCACTGGCAGGAGGTTTAAGTAAGGGTGGCTTCTGTGTTTTTTCCTGTCCTCTCAGGGAGAAAAGGAACAGAGGAGACGCAATAGCACCAATCCATGTAGACCATGAATGAAACATAAATGTGTATACATGTACCCACTGTGTGCATGGCACCTGAAGGTGCCCTTTGTAGTCCAATAAGACCTTTAGTATATGTAATGTAATGGGAAATGTTAACATTACTCCGAGGGTACACCCTCCAGGAACCTAGTAAGGTGAGCAAGAAACCAACCGAAGATGGACAGCACACATTAAAGAATTTGATGCAAAAGTAATGATGCTTTTATTATACAACTCCAAGTGGCAGCAGTAatgtagtagcatagtatgttagaccaataaaaaagacatatgtccatccagtttagcctattaccccccaatgttgatccagttgaaggcgggaaaaaaaacaacaatgcggtagaagccaattttccccatttaagcggAACAAAATTCCTgctttgacccctgtgtagtggccagtgctcttaatttcaggtgcagctctcattgaatttaatgggcccTCAGGCTataattacaagtgcagctctcattgatttcagtaagAGCTGCGACTGCAACTacgagtgccggccactacacagagttcCGAGCAGTGCTTACTCTCTGACCCTGGTATATTCCGGTGGGTGCTGCCTGATACAAACCCTTCAAGTCACCTGATGACTGCAAGATGTAGACTAGGCCGACACTATTTGGCAGGTGATCTTAGACGTCTTCACACTGTACACCAACATTGCCCATGAACTGGGTCTAATAGCAATTTAGGAATCTAATTTATAAATCTAGGTTGAAATCAAATCTAACATGCAATTATATCACACATATTGGGTAATAGTTCTTCAGATGAAAGGAACAGCTATGGGGGATAAGTTTGCACCTTGTTATGTAAATCTTTTTATGGGGTCATTTGAGATGAGGAAAGGTTTTTCATCACACAACACGATGTTCCATAGGAGATATataaatcacattacattcattTCGAAAGGTCTGAGAGCCGAATTAGACTTGTTTGTAGAAGGCATGAACATAAACGTCCATGGATTAACCCTTATGTTACACGTAGATCAGCTTGAGATTATGTTTCTAGATTTACACATTTATGTTAACCCcctttacgtcctgcagcgttggggtatgtatgaagagagatcgcgaggcgctggctgtttattacagctgacacctggtccctgtggggactaaaaataaaaggaaaaataagaacaataaagttttactaattattaaaggcGGCTCCACGTCTGTATCTTCTATATCCTGCTACCTGGCTCCACATCTctatgtcttctgcatcctgctACCCAGCTTCACACCTCTGTGTCTTCTGCATTCTGCTACCCGGTTCCACGTTTCCGTCTTCTGCATTCTGCTACCCGGCTCCACGTCTCCGTCTTCTGCATGCTGCTACCCGGCTCCACGTCTCCGTCTTCTGCATTCTGCTACCCGGCTCCACGTCTCCGTCTTCTGCATTCTGCTACCCGGCTCCACGTCTCCGTCTTCTGCATTCTGCTACCCGGCTCCACGTCTCCGTCTTCTGCATTCTGCTACCCGGCTCCACGTCTCCGTCTTCTGCATTCTGCTACCCGGCTCCACGTCTCCGTCTTCTGCATTCTGCTACCCGGCTCCACGTCTCCGTCTTCTGCATTCTGCTACCGGGCTCCACGTCTCCGTCTTCTGCATTCTGCTACCCGGCTCCACGTCTCCGTCTCCTGCATTCTGCTACCCGGCTCCACGTCTCCGTCTCCTGCATTCTGCTACCCGGCTCCACGTCTCCGTCTTCTGCATTCTGCTACCCGGCTCCACGTCTCCGTCTTC is a window of Eleutherodactylus coqui strain aEleCoq1 chromosome 4, aEleCoq1.hap1, whole genome shotgun sequence DNA encoding:
- the LOC136624982 gene encoding gastrula zinc finger protein XlCGF57.1-like, giving the protein MAVDPLVNPDEDPIPIDATETLVRGDQPCKEEIPTDDPPDDDTRSSDGHLISSDIKVEDPGIIQYTYEEPAIIPYIPSAPHSKDLSSDAPLFSNSSQTVKQNQIYKNNAEHRRVHTTKKLYSCSVCGKCFNQKSHLVVHQRTHTGEKPYSCLECGRSFGFKGDLVRHERLHTGEKPYSCSDCGKCFSYKTDFDRHQRMHAGEVLFSCSDCGKGFNYKIDFVRHQRIHTGEKPFACSECGKGFIRKGSLLIHQRIHTGEKPFSCSECGKSFRRKADLVAHERTHTGEKPFSCSECGKRFALKSTLVKHHRIHTGEKPFSCSECGEDFSHKAGLVKHQRIHPAEIPYSCLECGKGYSEIKSCLQCKKSHISEDIVMFC